Proteins found in one Plasmodium coatneyi strain Hackeri chromosome 10, complete sequence genomic segment:
- a CDS encoding Developmentally regulated GTP-binding protein 1 — MSILQKIADIEAEMAKTQKNKATNYHLGLLKAKLSKLKAQLIEGGTKGGGEGEGFDVSKTGDARIGLVGFPSVGKSTLLNKLTGTFSEVASYEFTTLTCVPGIFKYKGAKMQLLDLPGIIEGAKDGKGRGKQVIAVAKSCSLILIVLDVLKPLTFKKIIEKELEGFGIRLNKKPPNIIFQKKDKGGINITHTVPLNNIDEDMIKSICHEYRIMNANISIRCEATVDDIIDVIEGNRLYVPCIYVLNKVDQITLEELEIVTRLPHNVPISAHLEWNLDGLLEAIWNYLDLVRIYTKPKGQIPDYESPVILKKERSKVENFCKKIHRSLVHQLKYALVWGKSVKHNPQKVGKDHELNDEDVVQLVKK; from the coding sequence ATGTCTATCCTGCAGAAGATAGCGGACATCGAGGCCGAAATGGCCAAGACGCAGAAGAACAAGGCGACGAACTACCACCTGGGGTTGCTAAAAGCGAAGTTGTCCAAATTGAAGGCGCAGTTAATCGAAGGAGGGACAAAAGGAGGTGGAGAAGGTGAAGGGTTCGATGTTTCCAAAACGGGAGATGCGAGAATAGGTCTGGTGGGATTCCCCTCAGTAGGAAAATCCACTCTGCTGAACAAACTAACAGGGACATTTTCAGAAGTGGCTTCCTACGAATTTACAACACTGACTTGTGTGCCCGGCATTTTCAAGTATAAAGGAGCCAAAATGCAATTACTAGATTTACCGGGGATTATTGAAGGAGCAAAAgatggaaagggaagaggaaaacaaGTCATTGCAGTAGCGAAAAGTTGCTCACTCATATTGATTGTGCTAGATGTATTAAAACCATTAaccttcaaaaaaataatagaaaaagaattggAAGGGTTCGGAATAAGGCTAAATAAAAAACCAccaaatattattttccaaaagaaggataaaggaggaattaaCATAACGCACACAGTACCCTTAAACAACATAGATGAGGATATGATAAAATCCATTTGCCATGAGTATAGAATTATGAACGCAAATATATCCATACGGTGTGAAGCTACTGTAGACGATATCATTGATGTGATTGAAGGGAACAGATTATATGTTCCATGTATTTACGTTTTAAATAAAGTCGATCAGATTACACTGGAAGAGCTAGAAATTGTTACTAGGCTGCCTCATAATGTCCCCATTTCTGCTCACCTAGAATGGAACCTAGATGGACTTTTAGAGGCCATTTGGAACTACCTTGATTTGGTTAGAATTTACACAAAACCGAAAGGTCAGATTCCCGACTATGAGTCACCTGTtattttaaagaaggaaagatccaaggtggaaaatttctgcaaaaaaattcatagGTCATTAGTGCACCAGTTGAAGTATGCCTTAGTCTGGGGCAAGTCCGTTAAACATAACCCGCAGAAGGTTGGCAAGGATCACGAGCTGAATGATGAGGATGTCGTCCAGTTGGTCAAGAAGTGA